In a genomic window of Pelotomaculum thermopropionicum SI:
- the RnfC gene encoding predicted NADH:ubiquinone oxidoreductase, subunit RnfC: MMDIAQQLREQAKKLLEEKKVDLVIGFGEGTELARTTPVFVNNPEDVAVLTWNPFCANNLVKYLTDYSHEPGKVAVVVKGCDSRAVNRLIADNQIKKEKVVVIGVTCPGQLDWQKVAAKISPGVRLKEVTDNGDSFTVKTDAGEYKFDKKDYMLRRCLVCENPNPVVADVLLGKEQPVKNYEERFAEVKALEQLSTEEKSAYWDKQFSRCLRCYACRNVCTVCTCRECVFDQMKPMWVSKRNNLSENTAFHLIRAFHVAGRCVDCGECDRICPVDIPLRKLNQKILKDLGDLFDAPTPGSRPDLVSPLGEFTTGDPEEFM; encoded by the coding sequence ATGATGGACATAGCTCAACAACTCAGGGAGCAGGCAAAAAAGCTCCTGGAAGAGAAAAAAGTCGATCTTGTTATAGGATTTGGTGAAGGCACCGAACTGGCGCGAACCACCCCGGTTTTTGTAAATAATCCCGAGGATGTTGCCGTCCTGACCTGGAATCCCTTTTGCGCCAACAATCTGGTGAAATACCTTACCGATTACAGCCATGAACCGGGAAAGGTTGCGGTTGTCGTTAAAGGGTGCGATTCCCGGGCGGTAAACAGGTTAATAGCAGATAACCAGATAAAGAAAGAAAAAGTGGTGGTAATTGGGGTAACCTGCCCCGGTCAGCTGGACTGGCAAAAAGTAGCAGCAAAAATCAGCCCCGGAGTGCGCCTGAAGGAAGTTACCGACAACGGGGACAGTTTTACTGTTAAAACTGACGCCGGAGAATACAAATTTGACAAGAAAGATTATATGCTGCGCAGGTGCCTGGTTTGTGAAAACCCGAATCCTGTAGTAGCCGATGTCTTACTGGGCAAAGAGCAACCGGTCAAAAACTATGAAGAGCGTTTTGCCGAGGTAAAGGCGCTGGAGCAGCTCAGCACAGAAGAAAAAAGCGCGTACTGGGATAAGCAGTTCAGCCGCTGCCTGCGCTGTTATGCCTGCCGTAACGTATGTACTGTCTGCACCTGCCGCGAGTGTGTTTTCGATCAAATGAAGCCGATGTGGGTTTCAAAGAGAAACAATCTTTCTGAAAATACGGCCTTCCATTTAATCAGAGCCTTCCATGTGGCGGGGCGCTGTGTCGACTGCGGCGAGTGCGACCGGATCTGCCCGGTTGATATTCCTTTAAGAAAACTGAATCAGAAAATACTGAAAGACCTTGGTGACTTGTTTGATGCTCCCACACCCGGTTCGAGACCCGATTTAGTATCGCCGCTGGGAGAATTCACGACCGGTGATCCGGAGGAGTTTATGTAA
- a CDS encoding hypothetical protein (containing COG1150, HdrC, heterodisulfide reductase, subunit C), with the protein MDARVINKGQLPELLDRLAKDYALFAPVREEETVTLFKKVAGAKEVALDYTNSDVSPKGCLFPQTEKTFSYIYTGDSLQINKNEDVQNTVIFGARPCDVRSILSLDPVFEGKFVDDYYAARRQNTVIIGLSCNKVLSTCFCNAFNSGPCDGTGSDLLLTDLGDKYYVEVNTDKGKSFVEAYGQYFASQGAEQLAKAKEELAKTLEGQFIRQVDLGGVKEVLDENFELPYWDKVFKKCLGCGICTYVCPTCHCFDIFDFTTGDFTGERFRCWDSCMFPDFTLMAGGHNPRPTKKERVRNRFMHKLKYHLDRYNIAGCVGCGRCIAKCPVNIDITAIIKDLKEVGQNA; encoded by the coding sequence ATGGATGCTAGGGTTATAAACAAAGGACAGCTGCCCGAATTACTGGACAGGTTGGCTAAGGATTATGCCCTGTTCGCGCCGGTACGTGAAGAAGAAACGGTCACTTTGTTTAAAAAGGTTGCCGGCGCCAAAGAGGTAGCTTTAGACTATACCAATTCGGACGTTTCGCCGAAAGGCTGCCTGTTCCCGCAAACCGAAAAGACCTTTTCCTACATTTACACGGGAGACAGCCTTCAAATCAATAAGAACGAAGATGTGCAAAACACGGTTATTTTCGGGGCCCGTCCATGTGACGTAAGAAGCATTTTATCGCTCGATCCTGTTTTTGAAGGAAAATTTGTTGACGATTATTACGCTGCCAGGCGGCAGAATACGGTAATAATCGGCTTAAGCTGCAATAAAGTGCTGAGCACCTGTTTTTGCAATGCCTTTAACAGCGGGCCTTGCGACGGCACCGGTTCCGACCTGCTGTTGACCGACCTGGGCGACAAGTACTATGTAGAAGTTAATACGGATAAAGGAAAATCTTTTGTTGAGGCTTATGGACAGTACTTCGCCAGCCAGGGTGCGGAACAACTGGCCAAAGCAAAGGAAGAACTGGCTAAAACACTGGAGGGGCAGTTTATCAGGCAGGTAGACCTGGGAGGGGTAAAGGAAGTTCTTGACGAAAATTTCGAGCTTCCGTACTGGGATAAGGTATTTAAAAAATGCCTGGGCTGCGGAATATGCACTTATGTCTGCCCGACCTGTCATTGCTTTGATATTTTTGACTTTACCACCGGAGATTTTACCGGCGAGCGCTTCCGCTGCTGGGATTCCTGTATGTTTCCCGATTTCACGCTGATGGCCGGCGGCCATAACCCGCGCCCGACCAAGAAAGAGCGGGTACGCAACCGTTTTATGCACAAGCTGAAGTATCACCTGGACCGCTACAATATAGCAGGCTGTGTGGGTTGCGGCCGTTGTATTGCCAAGTGCCCGGTGAACATAGACATAACAGCAATTATTAAAGATCTGAAGGAGGTGGGGCAGAATGCATAA
- the FrhD gene encoding coenzyme F420-reducing hydrogenase, delta subunit, with the protein MSINEAKKDFEPKIIGFTCNWCSYAGADLAGVSRMKYPANVRVIRVPCSGRVNPQFVLRAFQKGADGVLVSG; encoded by the coding sequence GTGTCGATAAACGAGGCGAAAAAAGATTTTGAGCCAAAAATAATTGGATTCACCTGCAACTGGTGTAGCTATGCCGGCGCCGACCTGGCCGGGGTCAGCCGGATGAAATATCCGGCAAATGTTCGGGTAATCCGCGTCCCTTGTTCAGGGAGGGTTAATCCTCAGTTTGTACTGAGGGCCTTTCAAAAAGGTGCGGACGGCGTTCTGGTTTCCGGGTGA
- the FlpD gene encoding methyl-viologen-reducing hydrogenase, delta subunit, with translation MLEYVGFEPGRFQARWISGSEGAKFASTIKEMTETVKSLGPNKKMRDDVV, from the coding sequence TTGCTTGAGTATGTTGGATTCGAGCCGGGCCGCTTCCAGGCGCGCTGGATTTCAGGGTCAGAGGGGGCCAAATTTGCCAGCACTATAAAAGAGATGACAGAAACGGTAAAATCCCTGGGTCCCAATAAGAAGATGAGGGATGATGTTGTATGA